A window from Hymenobacter volaticus encodes these proteins:
- a CDS encoding SusC/RagA family TonB-linked outer membrane protein yields MTTKRGKSGKPQIRYNGYGGPEYIVNKLHPLDGPAFSEKWQEFTRQRGINLTPVPNIGEVDNYNAGRTTDWMDLIHQQGSIQDHNASISGGTEDVKYFVSGDYFKQKGIIKGYQFQRISLRSNIDATLTPWLHIGTSSFYSTSNDDGGRADLSLAQVLSPYATPFNPDGTYTIFPQPPEQLVKNALLGLTTQREDRVNQLTGTGYAEVEPTFVEGLKYRVNATYSYRPGRFANYAGRPFGDLRGTAQLINDERQNYTVENLLFYNKTIGKHHFDVTALYSAQENKYFTTSETATGFINDRIGFNSIGSGSNAPVINSFSERRTLVSQMGRINYNYDSRYLLTVTARRDGSSVFGTDASKYATFPSVALGWNVANESFLKDQETVNSLKLRFSYGTTGNEGINPYQTITGNALLQYAYGGVAATGLRADRIGNSRLKWEQTTSVNYAVDFGLLKNRLTGTLEYYNAETEDLLLNRQIPIISGYSTILDNVGSVRNRGIELSLTTANVQTPDFTWETTLNASGNRNKLLSLGYTDADDIGNRLFIGRSLGPCTIT; encoded by the coding sequence GTGACCACGAAACGCGGCAAATCCGGCAAGCCCCAAATTCGCTACAATGGCTACGGCGGGCCCGAGTACATAGTCAACAAATTGCACCCGCTCGATGGACCGGCGTTTTCCGAAAAATGGCAGGAGTTTACCCGGCAGCGCGGCATCAACCTGACGCCAGTACCCAACATTGGGGAGGTGGACAACTACAATGCCGGCCGCACCACCGACTGGATGGATTTGATTCATCAGCAAGGCTCTATCCAAGACCACAACGCTTCTATCTCGGGGGGTACCGAGGACGTGAAGTACTTCGTGTCGGGTGACTACTTCAAGCAGAAGGGCATTATTAAAGGCTATCAGTTTCAGCGCATCAGCTTGCGCTCGAACATCGATGCGACGCTAACGCCTTGGCTGCATATCGGAACCTCGTCTTTCTACTCCACGTCCAACGACGACGGCGGCCGTGCTGACCTGAGTTTGGCCCAGGTACTGAGCCCGTATGCTACGCCTTTCAACCCTGATGGCACCTACACCATTTTCCCGCAGCCACCCGAGCAATTGGTTAAAAACGCCTTACTAGGTTTGACCACTCAGCGTGAAGACCGCGTAAACCAGCTCACGGGCACGGGCTATGCCGAGGTGGAACCGACCTTTGTGGAGGGCTTGAAGTACCGGGTGAATGCCACGTACTCGTACCGACCCGGCCGCTTCGCCAACTACGCGGGCCGGCCGTTTGGTGACCTGCGTGGCACCGCCCAGCTCATCAACGATGAGCGCCAGAACTACACGGTTGAAAACCTGCTGTTCTACAACAAGACCATCGGCAAGCACCACTTCGACGTAACGGCTCTTTACAGCGCCCAAGAGAATAAGTACTTCACGACCAGCGAAACGGCTACCGGCTTTATCAACGACCGGATTGGCTTCAACAGCATCGGCTCGGGTTCTAACGCCCCGGTTATCAACTCGTTCAGTGAGCGCCGGACACTGGTATCGCAGATGGGGCGCATCAACTACAACTACGACAGCCGCTACCTGCTCACCGTGACCGCCCGGCGCGATGGTTCGTCGGTGTTCGGCACCGATGCCAGCAAGTACGCGACCTTCCCCTCGGTGGCTTTGGGCTGGAATGTGGCCAATGAATCTTTCCTGAAAGACCAGGAGACGGTGAATTCACTGAAGCTGCGCTTTTCGTATGGCACAACGGGCAACGAAGGCATCAACCCGTACCAGACCATTACGGGTAATGCGCTGCTGCAATACGCCTACGGTGGTGTGGCGGCCACAGGCTTGCGCGCCGACCGTATCGGCAACTCCCGGCTGAAATGGGAGCAAACCACCAGCGTTAACTACGCCGTGGACTTTGGCCTCCTGAAAAACCGTCTTACGGGTACCTTGGAGTACTATAATGCCGAAACCGAAGACCTGCTGCTGAACCGCCAGATTCCGATTATTTCGGGCTATAGCACCATCCTCGACAACGTGGGTTCGGTGCGTAACCGAGGCATAGAACTGAGCTTAACCACAGCCAACGTGCAAACTCCCGATTTCACTTGGGAAACCACGCTGAACGCCTCGGGCAACCGCAATAAGCTGCTGAGCTTGGGCTACACCGACGCCGATGACATTGGCAACCGCCTCTTCATCGGTCGGTCGTTGGGGCCGTGTACGATTACGTGA
- a CDS encoding TetR/AcrR family transcriptional regulator, with the protein MNRKQLIAQAALQLFAERGFENTSTALIAKAAEVSEALIFKHFGNKDHLLDYIIRSGYKRIIEQGRGRLPENAPLELIYRIIDLPYTLVQEEPAFWKLQNRLVDVAVARTQHERFLQPLPVLLTTAFQQLGYQQPDKEARLLMLLVEVLWKSLATQDHADIPEMLAFIKTKYGPQA; encoded by the coding sequence ATGAACCGCAAACAACTTATTGCTCAGGCAGCCTTGCAACTGTTCGCGGAGAGAGGATTTGAGAACACCTCCACAGCGCTAATTGCAAAAGCGGCTGAGGTATCAGAAGCTCTTATATTCAAGCATTTCGGCAACAAAGACCACTTGCTCGACTATATTATCCGGAGCGGCTACAAGCGCATCATTGAGCAAGGCCGTGGACGGCTGCCCGAAAATGCGCCATTAGAGCTGATTTATCGAATTATTGACCTGCCATACACCTTGGTGCAGGAAGAGCCTGCTTTTTGGAAACTGCAAAATCGGCTTGTCGATGTAGCGGTAGCCCGCACTCAGCACGAACGGTTTTTGCAGCCGCTGCCCGTTTTGCTTACCACTGCCTTTCAGCAGTTAGGCTATCAGCAACCCGACAAAGAGGCACGCCTACTGATGCTGCTTGTAGAAGTGCTTTGGAAAAGCCTAGCTACACAAGACCACGCGGATATTCCAGAAATGCTAGCCTTTATCAAAACGAAGTATGGTCCTCAAGCCTAG
- a CDS encoding RagB/SusD family nutrient uptake outer membrane protein, with the protein MKRFALAFTALLVTSQLISSCKDDYLDEAPASLYTPQVVLVDSLGFEAAMAGLQSVVREQYTRSDEQGLLGMMQLGTDVAIPGQVQGAEIPYYNYTLLNSQDQASAVMWSWAYRTINNANQIIQGTATAPATLRQGYKNRISAEARFFRAYAYDFLATLWGDVPLIDVPVNSPRTDFTRTPVATVNDFIVEDLKTAIPSLLLASRAASGRITQAAAQQLLGQVYLRMNQPALAETQLQAVISSGQYKLVSARYGVRSSLPGDYFSDMFIIGNQRRSQGNTELIWGIEQQLLVPGGTTSAQQRRMWVPAYYNIKGMALADSLGGRGLGRLRLSNWVDYQLYTTPDMRNSKYNLKRRFYYNDPTQTATFGKRVTGLTGSDTIYNITPYTTKWNQFDPADTFGFGTIKDITMMRLGETYLLLAEAQFKQGKLAEAAASINALRTRAQAPQVMASQMTLNFILDERARELIGEEQRRLTLVRTGTLVERTLRLNGASVTNLTAKNLLLPIPQTSIDLNNGLLTQNTGY; encoded by the coding sequence ATGAAACGTTTTGCGTTAGCATTTACGGCTTTGCTGGTCACGTCCCAGCTGATAAGCTCTTGTAAAGATGATTACCTGGATGAAGCTCCGGCTTCGCTCTACACCCCCCAAGTGGTGCTCGTAGACTCACTGGGCTTTGAAGCGGCCATGGCGGGTTTGCAGTCGGTGGTGCGCGAGCAGTATACCCGTTCTGACGAGCAAGGCTTGCTCGGTATGATGCAGCTCGGCACCGACGTAGCCATTCCCGGTCAGGTGCAGGGCGCCGAAATACCCTATTACAACTACACGCTGCTCAACTCGCAAGACCAAGCCTCCGCTGTTATGTGGAGCTGGGCGTACCGCACCATCAACAACGCCAACCAGATTATCCAGGGCACGGCTACGGCGCCAGCCACGCTACGGCAAGGCTACAAAAACCGTATTAGCGCCGAAGCCCGCTTCTTCCGGGCCTACGCCTACGATTTTCTGGCCACGCTCTGGGGTGACGTGCCGCTGATTGACGTGCCCGTAAATTCGCCGCGCACCGACTTCACCCGCACTCCCGTCGCCACGGTCAACGACTTCATCGTCGAAGACTTGAAAACGGCCATTCCGAGTTTGCTGTTGGCCAGCAGGGCCGCGTCGGGGCGCATTACGCAGGCCGCGGCCCAGCAGCTTTTGGGGCAAGTGTACCTGCGCATGAATCAGCCGGCACTGGCGGAAACGCAGTTGCAAGCCGTTATTTCGAGTGGGCAGTATAAGCTCGTTTCGGCCCGTTACGGTGTGCGCTCCTCGCTACCCGGCGACTATTTTTCCGACATGTTTATCATTGGCAACCAACGCCGTAGCCAAGGCAACACCGAGCTCATCTGGGGAATCGAGCAGCAACTGTTGGTGCCCGGTGGTACTACCAGCGCTCAGCAGCGGCGCATGTGGGTGCCCGCGTACTACAACATCAAGGGCATGGCGCTGGCCGATTCGCTCGGTGGCCGGGGCCTGGGCCGCCTGCGCCTCAGCAATTGGGTGGATTATCAGCTGTATACGACCCCAGACATGCGCAATTCGAAGTACAACCTCAAGCGGCGCTTCTACTACAACGACCCCACGCAAACCGCCACCTTCGGCAAGCGCGTGACCGGTTTGACGGGCTCGGATACTATCTACAACATCACGCCCTACACCACCAAGTGGAACCAGTTTGACCCGGCCGACACCTTTGGCTTCGGCACCATCAAGGACATCACCATGATGCGCCTTGGCGAAACCTACTTGCTGCTGGCCGAAGCCCAGTTCAAGCAAGGCAAGCTGGCGGAAGCGGCAGCCAGCATCAACGCGCTACGTACCCGGGCGCAAGCGCCGCAAGTAATGGCCAGCCAGATGACGCTAAATTTCATCCTCGATGAACGCGCCCGTGAGCTGATCGGGGAAGAGCAACGCCGTCTGACACTGGTACGCACCGGCACCTTAGTGGAGCGTACGTTGCGCTTGAACGGCGCATCAGTGACGAACCTGACCGCAAAAAATCTGCTGTTGCCTATTCCGCAGACCTCCATTGATTTGAACAACGGCTTGCTAACTCAAAACACGGGCTATTAA
- a CDS encoding hybrid sensor histidine kinase/response regulator transcription factor, with translation MYFGGINGISYFKPEAILPNPFPPDVRITGLRLAGRPVAVGEVINDRVLLPQTIARLQTIEIKDAENDFALDFTGLNYANPGKNRYAYLLEGYNDRWIQIPPGQRTASFANLPSGDYTLRVKASNGDGIWSKQPATLHLTVLPPRWRTWWAYLLYAAGVLAALALYRRMEMRQQAAQNQLALDRFQVAKEKEVLTLKLNFFTNVSHELRTPLSLILAPMEELMSVAGQLGGLKDKVLLMHRQTRKLLGLVNQLLDFRKVESGHIPLRASRNDIVGFLTEIFLIFKLKAEERQLDYTLVAPAEAVPLYFDSRQLEIVLTNLLANAFKYTKEGGKIQLRVAVVGSPEHEGLLQQQKLQDNFLEIEVRDWGVGMKPTELDRIFDVYYQASHTDTLRMVGTGIGLSLVKQLVERHAGEVSVQSQVGVGTTFIVRLPFGSAHLAETDLVADTVPTMGETTFVPAVYSEVEDAAVFAPSVALPDGGGQLLVVEDNEEMREYLRQLFEPAFCVTVAADGAEGWKKAVAQLPDIIISDIMMPRSNGLELCQKIKQSPKTMHIPVLLLTARTAAMHEQEGLETGADDYCSKPFNPKLLQAKVASLLHNRHKLRDYYQRQALLQPSEITMPDADKVFLESVLRIVESHLENSEFTVPLLVREMGMSQSVFYRRLKSITGQSVVEFIRDVRMKRAAQLLADTQLRITEVAAQVGIDDSKNFRKMFQKTYSMSPSEYAKQHRAGSKTSSLLSESA, from the coding sequence ATGTATTTCGGTGGCATCAATGGCATCAGCTACTTCAAGCCCGAGGCTATTCTGCCGAATCCGTTTCCACCCGATGTCCGCATCACGGGCTTGCGTTTGGCCGGCCGACCGGTGGCAGTAGGGGAGGTGATTAACGACCGGGTATTGCTGCCGCAAACTATAGCGCGGCTTCAAACCATTGAAATTAAGGACGCGGAGAATGATTTTGCGCTTGATTTTACGGGTTTGAACTATGCCAATCCAGGCAAAAACCGTTATGCCTACTTGCTGGAAGGCTACAACGACCGTTGGATCCAGATTCCGCCCGGTCAGCGCACGGCCAGCTTCGCTAACCTACCCTCCGGCGACTATACACTACGAGTGAAAGCCAGCAACGGCGATGGCATCTGGTCGAAGCAACCGGCCACGTTGCACCTAACGGTGCTACCGCCCCGGTGGCGTACGTGGTGGGCCTATCTGTTGTACGCAGCCGGTGTACTGGCGGCGCTGGCGCTCTACCGTCGCATGGAAATGCGCCAGCAGGCAGCCCAAAACCAACTGGCGCTGGACCGCTTTCAGGTAGCCAAAGAGAAGGAAGTGCTTACCCTAAAGCTGAATTTTTTTACCAACGTCTCCCACGAGCTACGGACGCCGCTTTCCTTGATTCTAGCGCCTATGGAAGAGCTAATGAGCGTGGCCGGGCAGTTGGGCGGATTGAAAGACAAAGTGCTGCTTATGCACCGGCAGACACGCAAACTTCTGGGGCTAGTCAACCAGTTGCTGGACTTCCGCAAGGTGGAATCAGGCCACATTCCATTGCGGGCCAGCCGCAACGACATAGTGGGATTTCTAACTGAAATCTTCCTCATCTTCAAGCTGAAAGCAGAAGAGCGGCAGTTAGACTACACGCTGGTGGCTCCTGCCGAAGCTGTACCGTTATATTTCGACTCCCGGCAGTTAGAAATTGTGCTAACTAACCTGCTGGCCAACGCTTTCAAGTACACCAAGGAAGGCGGCAAAATCCAGCTCCGGGTAGCAGTAGTCGGAAGCCCAGAGCATGAGGGCCTGCTGCAACAGCAGAAGCTCCAAGACAACTTCCTGGAAATAGAGGTGCGGGATTGGGGTGTAGGCATGAAGCCTACCGAACTGGACCGCATCTTCGACGTGTATTATCAAGCTTCCCACACCGACACCTTGCGCATGGTAGGCACTGGCATTGGCTTATCGTTGGTGAAGCAGTTAGTGGAGCGGCACGCCGGGGAGGTGAGCGTGCAAAGCCAAGTAGGGGTGGGCACTACATTCATAGTACGGTTACCATTCGGCAGCGCGCATTTAGCAGAAACTGATTTGGTTGCAGACACGGTGCCCACCATGGGTGAAACCACGTTTGTGCCCGCCGTCTATTCGGAGGTAGAGGATGCCGCTGTTTTCGCACCTTCCGTAGCATTGCCAGATGGTGGTGGGCAACTGCTCGTAGTGGAAGACAACGAGGAGATGCGCGAGTACCTACGGCAACTGTTCGAGCCTGCCTTTTGCGTGACCGTAGCCGCCGATGGGGCAGAAGGTTGGAAAAAGGCCGTAGCTCAACTCCCCGACATCATCATCAGCGACATTATGATGCCGCGCAGTAATGGATTAGAGTTGTGCCAGAAAATCAAGCAGAGCCCGAAAACCATGCACATCCCGGTTCTGCTGCTCACAGCTCGCACCGCTGCAATGCACGAGCAAGAAGGCCTCGAAACCGGCGCCGACGACTATTGTAGCAAGCCGTTCAACCCGAAGCTACTGCAAGCAAAAGTGGCGTCGCTGCTGCATAACCGCCACAAACTCCGCGACTATTACCAGCGCCAAGCCCTGCTCCAACCTTCCGAAATAACCATGCCCGACGCCGACAAGGTATTCCTGGAAAGTGTCTTACGCATTGTAGAATCGCATCTAGAGAATTCAGAATTCACGGTGCCCCTGTTGGTGCGTGAAATGGGTATGAGCCAATCGGTATTTTACCGCCGCCTCAAGAGCATTACTGGCCAGTCAGTGGTCGAGTTTATTCGGGACGTGCGCATGAAGCGCGCGGCTCAACTACTAGCCGACACCCAATTACGCATCACCGAAGTGGCCGCCCAAGTCGGCATCGACGACAGTAAGAACTTCCGCAAGATGTTCCAAAAGACCTACAGCATGTCGCCTTCTGAGTATGCTAAGCAGCACCGCGCCGGCAGCAAAACCAGCAGTCTACTCAGTGAAAGTGCTTAA
- a CDS encoding NAD(P)/FAD-dependent oxidoreductase, with protein MNSISTDICIIGAGPVGLFAVFEAGLLKLRCHVVDALPQVGGQLSEIYPKKPIYDIPGFPDILAGDLVRNLMRQIEPFHPTFTLGERVERFAKLEDGSFQLYTTDGTEIMCKAIAIAGGLGSFEPRKPAIESLESYESGKGVYYMVRDPETFRDQRLVIAGGGDSALDWTIFLADVAKEVTLVHRGTTFRGAADSAEKVKALHEAGRARLVLSSNVTHVHGNGKLNAVTITANDGTAETLDVDSFIPLFGLTPKLGPIEDWGLELEDNAVKVDTVDYSTSVPGIFAIGDINTYPGKLKLILCGFHEAALMCQGAFKYINPDKKYVLKYTTVNGVPTL; from the coding sequence ATGAATTCCATTTCCACCGATATCTGTATTATCGGAGCCGGTCCTGTGGGACTGTTCGCCGTATTTGAAGCCGGATTGCTGAAACTGCGCTGCCATGTGGTAGACGCGTTGCCCCAAGTAGGTGGACAGCTCTCCGAGATTTATCCTAAGAAGCCCATCTACGATATTCCAGGGTTTCCCGACATACTAGCTGGCGACTTGGTCCGCAACCTTATGCGTCAGATCGAGCCCTTCCATCCCACGTTTACTTTGGGCGAGCGGGTTGAACGTTTTGCTAAGCTCGAAGATGGCTCGTTTCAGCTCTATACCACTGATGGCACCGAAATTATGTGCAAGGCCATTGCTATTGCAGGTGGCCTAGGTTCATTTGAGCCGCGTAAACCGGCCATCGAGAGTTTGGAGAGCTACGAGAGCGGCAAAGGTGTGTACTATATGGTACGCGACCCCGAGACCTTCCGTGACCAACGCCTCGTCATTGCTGGCGGCGGCGACTCGGCCTTGGACTGGACGATTTTCTTGGCTGACGTGGCCAAGGAAGTAACCCTTGTACACCGCGGCACTACCTTCCGCGGCGCGGCCGATTCGGCCGAGAAGGTGAAGGCCTTGCATGAAGCGGGCCGAGCCCGTTTGGTGCTGAGCAGCAATGTGACGCACGTACACGGCAACGGCAAGCTTAATGCCGTAACCATCACCGCCAATGACGGCACTGCCGAAACACTGGATGTAGATTCGTTTATTCCGTTGTTCGGCCTCACGCCTAAGCTCGGTCCGATTGAGGATTGGGGACTGGAGCTAGAGGACAACGCCGTGAAAGTTGACACTGTTGATTACTCTACGTCGGTGCCGGGCATCTTCGCTATCGGGGATATCAACACGTATCCGGGTAAGCTGAAGCTGATTTTGTGCGGCTTCCACGAGGCGGCCCTCATGTGCCAAGGCGCTTTCAAGTACATCAATCCTGACAAGAAGTACGTGCTCAAGTACACCACCGTGAATGGGGTACCCACGCTGTAA
- a CDS encoding TonB-dependent receptor plug domain-containing protein has product MKVKWLLLGGLFWSVRPIHAQPLSRLVGADTEPVTSTNQPLADTDDAELLATTITGRITDDKGEGLPGASVLIKGTTVGTATDAQGRFTLTVPDGTTNGTLVVSFLGYLSQEVAIGGRTEINVILRSDAKSLDEVVVVGYGTQKREDVTGSVASVPTDRLEKIPVSNVGQALQGAVAGVTITAPSSVPGSQPNIQIRGVRSITAGTNPYLVVDGVPFPGNLNDINPNDIASIEILKDASSTAIYGTRAPTG; this is encoded by the coding sequence ATGAAAGTAAAATGGCTACTCTTAGGTGGGCTGTTTTGGTCGGTTCGGCCAATCCATGCTCAACCTCTATCCCGACTCGTCGGAGCAGACACTGAGCCGGTAACCTCGACCAATCAGCCGCTGGCTGACACGGACGACGCAGAACTGCTGGCCACCACTATCACGGGCCGCATCACCGATGACAAGGGCGAAGGCCTACCCGGTGCCTCGGTACTGATAAAAGGCACGACGGTCGGTACGGCCACTGATGCGCAGGGCCGGTTCACGTTGACAGTGCCCGATGGCACTACGAACGGCACATTGGTCGTGTCGTTTCTAGGCTACCTGTCGCAGGAAGTAGCCATTGGCGGGCGCACTGAAATCAACGTGATACTGAGGTCCGATGCCAAGTCGCTGGACGAAGTGGTGGTGGTAGGCTACGGCACGCAAAAGCGGGAAGACGTGACCGGCTCGGTGGCCTCAGTGCCGACCGACCGCTTAGAGAAAATCCCGGTTTCGAACGTAGGGCAAGCTTTGCAAGGCGCGGTGGCAGGCGTTACCATTACGGCTCCGTCGAGCGTGCCGGGCAGCCAACCCAACATTCAGATACGGGGCGTACGCTCGATTACGGCCGGTACCAATCCCTACTTAGTGGTGGACGGGGTGCCATTTCCGGGCAACCTCAACGACATCAACCCCAACGACATTGCCTCTATCGAAATTCTAAAAGACGCTTCCTCGACGGCCATCTACGGTACGCGGGCTCCAACGGGGTAA
- a CDS encoding ligand-binding sensor domain-containing protein, with protein sequence MLLLLSVASQKSCAQGNLDELRFEHVTITEGLSHSDAITVAEDKEGFVWVGTNKGLNRYDGYELKTYFLPVNPLNGLSGNRIRMLHVGANGRLWVGTQNTGVSCYDAGTDKFVGLSAKNLLPMYRQLSRQLSQTEVTALTSDAQGNLWVGTRNTGLFHLTLDKHDQPIAIHKIPLAKQQKLDYEVASLVADPAGKVWVGTVGSGLRVVQVSRTVSTALAAQATAFSAATVRQLHLDQQGDLWVSTGQQVFWVASQDRQNGQLGAAQSLPGIFQDVQTLYLDSFRRLWVGTNYGCICGKPRPSPATISRFSFTKQPGFCLSQANPMASTPSGFIRFSRTKTRFCGSLPRPEG encoded by the coding sequence TTGCTTTTGCTGCTAAGCGTAGCTAGCCAGAAGAGTTGCGCCCAAGGTAACCTAGACGAGTTGCGTTTCGAGCACGTCACTATCACGGAGGGCTTGTCGCACAGCGACGCCATCACGGTGGCCGAAGACAAAGAGGGATTTGTGTGGGTGGGCACCAACAAAGGCCTTAACCGCTACGATGGCTACGAGCTCAAAACGTACTTCCTGCCCGTAAATCCCTTGAATGGCTTGTCAGGGAACCGTATCCGAATGCTGCACGTGGGAGCCAACGGTCGGCTGTGGGTGGGCACCCAAAACACTGGGGTCAGCTGCTACGATGCGGGCACCGACAAGTTTGTTGGGCTAAGCGCGAAAAATTTGCTGCCGATGTATCGGCAACTGTCTCGGCAACTGTCTCAGACAGAAGTAACTGCCCTGACTTCAGATGCTCAAGGCAACCTGTGGGTGGGTACCCGCAATACGGGCCTGTTTCACCTCACACTCGATAAGCACGATCAGCCCATAGCCATACATAAAATTCCTCTCGCCAAACAGCAGAAGCTTGACTACGAGGTTGCTAGTCTAGTTGCTGACCCTGCCGGGAAAGTTTGGGTTGGTACGGTTGGTAGTGGGCTTCGGGTGGTACAGGTGTCGCGCACTGTCTCCACCGCATTGGCTGCCCAAGCTACCGCCTTCTCAGCCGCTACCGTCCGCCAACTCCACCTCGATCAACAGGGCGACTTGTGGGTGAGTACCGGCCAACAAGTTTTCTGGGTAGCCAGCCAAGACCGACAAAATGGGCAGCTAGGGGCTGCGCAGTCTTTGCCAGGAATTTTTCAAGATGTGCAAACTCTCTACCTCGATTCGTTTCGGCGGTTGTGGGTGGGCACCAACTACGGGTGCATCTGTGGGAAGCCGCGCCCGTCACCGGCCACCATATCCCGCTTCAGCTTCACGAAGCAACCCGGTTTTTGCCTGAGCCAGGCGAATCCTATGGCATCAACTCCGAGCGGGTTCATCAGATTTTCGAGGACAAAAACCAGATTCTGTGGTTCGCTGCCTCGGCCGGAGGGCTAA
- a CDS encoding 2Fe-2S iron-sulfur cluster-binding protein translates to MTDEVRVYVEEPTGQRTEVVGPTDMGLNLMELLKASGYDIQATCGGMALCGTCHIEVLGGPELDEPGDDEMAMLESLPILSPGSRLSCQLRITERLDGLILRLMPQTA, encoded by the coding sequence ATGACCGACGAAGTACGCGTTTACGTGGAGGAGCCCACTGGGCAACGCACGGAAGTGGTAGGGCCCACTGACATGGGCTTGAATTTGATGGAACTTCTGAAAGCTAGTGGCTACGACATTCAGGCTACCTGCGGTGGCATGGCTTTATGTGGTACTTGCCACATCGAGGTGCTAGGCGGTCCTGAATTAGACGAGCCCGGCGACGATGAAATGGCCATGCTAGAAAGCTTGCCCATTTTAAGTCCTGGCAGCCGCCTTTCCTGTCAGCTTCGCATCACTGAGCGTCTTGACGGGTTGATCTTGCGTCTAATGCCGCAGACGGCCTAG
- a CDS encoding efflux RND transporter periplasmic adaptor subunit, with translation MKTKTLFLLSILGVILATGAILTQGCPRIVTEGKELTSSPVTGPLRHLPAATTGRVWEVYVQSGSQVKRGQVLAKLLVPLHTVGQQQAEKELRQAKKQYDQLLSAVPNQVSAQALEQARQQLVAAQQKAASAPKQVTFVFIQAPANGVVARVPAPAGTYVSDSSTVISLGSASISSFEVADN, from the coding sequence ATGAAAACCAAGACCCTATTCCTTCTTTCTATACTTGGCGTTATTCTAGCAACTGGCGCAATTCTGACTCAGGGCTGTCCTCGCATTGTTACCGAGGGAAAGGAACTAACTTCCTCTCCCGTTACGGGTCCACTACGCCACTTGCCTGCTGCTACCACAGGCCGGGTTTGGGAAGTGTATGTGCAAAGCGGCAGCCAAGTGAAGCGAGGTCAGGTACTGGCCAAACTCCTAGTGCCACTCCATACTGTAGGTCAGCAGCAAGCCGAAAAAGAGCTTCGGCAGGCTAAAAAACAGTATGATCAGCTGCTCAGCGCCGTTCCAAACCAAGTATCAGCGCAAGCCTTAGAACAGGCTCGTCAACAGTTGGTGGCCGCTCAGCAAAAAGCGGCAAGCGCCCCGAAGCAAGTAACATTCGTGTTTATTCAGGCGCCGGCCAATGGAGTGGTAGCACGTGTGCCTGCTCCCGCTGGTACCTACGTTTCCGATTCAAGCACGGTAATTAGCCTAGGGTCAGCGAGTATTTCCTCATTTGAAGTAGCTGACAACTAA